A single Henriciella sp. AS95 DNA region contains:
- a CDS encoding FAD-dependent oxidoreductase, whose product MLRETGDLPAETDVLVLGAGIAGHCAALAAADAGANVLLLEKSSQPGGSSAIAGGAFAFCGTDEQDAAGVSDSIEDFRKALLKTGKNKNNREMLETFLANQQDAYRFLRSQGIGFELLMSSAPDTPRVHLTGTGRAVTQLHMKVQAHSSIDFFSKSAGARLLRNPESGRVEACIVMFGDREAEIRVRRGIVLATGGFSRSAELLGVFAPELEGGVKHGGVANTGDGLIMACDLGAGQADLGYVAGSFGGAIRNYPGTAAKSDEIPPLIFAFQDAAIMVNKHGKRFVDEAQSYKALSSVGMAQPDGVAFQIFDETMMAASLGDTSVNNYQEALLGGYIKQAETIRGLADAVGIDPDVLEKTVKAYNDGAAAGVDEQFGRTRGLRPIDNPPYYVAATANAITSTYGGVTVDGEMAVVDWFGVPIEGLYAAGEVAGGFHGAGYYSASSLSSSATFGLEAGRNAAKGS is encoded by the coding sequence ATGCTCAGAGAAACCGGCGATTTGCCCGCTGAAACCGATGTTCTCGTGCTTGGGGCCGGGATAGCGGGGCATTGCGCGGCCCTGGCGGCTGCGGATGCCGGTGCGAATGTGCTGCTGCTGGAAAAATCCTCCCAGCCCGGCGGCAGTTCGGCGATTGCCGGTGGGGCCTTCGCCTTTTGCGGAACAGATGAGCAGGACGCTGCAGGTGTCAGCGACTCGATTGAGGATTTCCGGAAGGCGCTCCTGAAAACCGGAAAGAACAAGAACAATCGAGAGATGTTGGAGACTTTCCTCGCAAATCAGCAAGACGCGTACAGGTTTCTGAGGTCGCAGGGCATTGGTTTCGAGCTTTTGATGTCGTCTGCGCCTGATACGCCGCGGGTGCATCTTACTGGAACGGGACGGGCTGTGACGCAGCTTCACATGAAGGTTCAGGCGCATTCCAGCATCGACTTCTTCAGCAAGTCTGCGGGGGCGCGTCTTTTGCGCAATCCAGAGAGCGGCCGCGTGGAGGCGTGCATCGTCATGTTCGGGGATCGTGAGGCCGAGATTCGGGTGAGACGGGGGATTGTCCTCGCCACGGGTGGCTTCTCCAGAAGTGCCGAACTGCTTGGGGTCTTCGCGCCCGAGCTTGAGGGGGGCGTGAAGCATGGCGGCGTTGCCAATACCGGGGACGGCCTGATCATGGCTTGCGATCTGGGGGCGGGGCAGGCCGATCTTGGCTATGTTGCCGGATCCTTCGGGGGCGCCATCCGCAATTACCCTGGCACCGCCGCAAAGTCGGATGAAATTCCGCCGCTCATTTTCGCGTTTCAGGATGCCGCGATCATGGTCAACAAGCATGGAAAGCGCTTCGTGGATGAAGCCCAAAGCTACAAGGCGCTAAGCTCGGTCGGCATGGCGCAGCCGGACGGCGTCGCCTTCCAGATCTTCGACGAGACGATGATGGCCGCCTCGCTCGGCGACACGAGCGTCAACAACTATCAGGAAGCGCTTCTGGGCGGGTACATCAAACAGGCCGAAACGATCAGGGGGCTGGCCGATGCTGTCGGGATCGACCCGGATGTGCTCGAAAAAACGGTGAAGGCCTACAATGACGGCGCGGCCGCAGGCGTGGACGAACAGTTCGGCCGGACTCGCGGGCTGCGCCCCATCGATAACCCGCCATATTACGTCGCCGCCACTGCCAATGCGATCACCTCGACCTATGGCGGTGTCACCGTGGATGGGGAGATGGCGGTCGTGGACTGGTTTGGTGTACCGATCGAAGGGCTCTACGCGGCGGGCGAAGTTGCCGGCGGGTTTCATGGGGCGGGTTATTACAGCGCATCGTCCCTTTCCAGCTCCGCGACCTTCGGTCTCGAGGCGGGTCGGAACGCGGCGAAAGGCTCGTAA
- a CDS encoding FAD-dependent monooxygenase, protein MSQTEPQFDVVIAGAGPVGLTLAIDLGRRGVKTLIVERDPTTGPWPKMDRSNSRTMEFYRRMGIADEVRALGYPADAPMDIYVVNTLSEPPLLKQHYPSVGEMRERIEKARDHSQPLEPYQLVSQNRLEPLLKSVAEKTPNVTVRYGCELTAFQQDEEGVTVTLLPSGGEAEEVRCSYLAGCDGGGSTVRKALGIKLEGQGSLRKMKQICFRSETLYDRIPMGKGRHYYFTDPEGSAMIVQGDRKEFTLNSDIPDDTDLDAWIRKKAGPDVEFDYEILNVSNWTLHLLLADKYAKGRVFLAGDAIHLVIPTGGLGMNSGVGDALDLSWKLAGTIQGWGGPGLLESYESERRPVGQKNVEASGWAAQGLGMWRTHLTDAVSQDSEEGRAEQHQAAKLANRHHRRVHEMVGAEQNYTYAGSPLIASEPEAITTWDTVRYLPTTEPGARIPHIWLKDRTAMQDVLGTDYTFIDLTGAVDASPVKAAFEAIGAPLDIVSRAEEHVRMTYGCRYLLVRPDLHIVWTGNSLPSDPDALARLATGH, encoded by the coding sequence ATGAGCCAAACAGAGCCACAATTTGATGTCGTTATTGCCGGCGCCGGCCCGGTCGGTCTGACACTGGCCATCGATCTTGGACGCCGCGGCGTCAAAACACTCATCGTCGAGCGCGACCCGACCACAGGCCCATGGCCTAAAATGGACCGGTCCAATTCCCGCACGATGGAGTTCTATCGCCGCATGGGAATCGCCGATGAGGTCCGTGCTCTCGGTTATCCGGCGGACGCGCCAATGGACATCTACGTGGTGAACACGCTCTCCGAACCGCCCCTGCTGAAGCAGCACTACCCTTCGGTCGGCGAGATGCGGGAGCGTATCGAGAAAGCGAGAGATCACTCCCAGCCGCTCGAGCCCTATCAGCTTGTCTCACAGAACCGGCTGGAACCGCTGCTGAAGTCGGTCGCCGAAAAGACACCGAATGTCACCGTGCGATATGGATGCGAACTGACAGCGTTCCAGCAAGATGAGGAAGGCGTGACCGTCACCCTGCTCCCGTCAGGCGGCGAAGCAGAAGAGGTACGCTGCAGCTATCTTGCAGGTTGCGATGGAGGCGGCAGCACGGTTCGAAAAGCCCTTGGCATCAAGCTCGAAGGTCAGGGCAGCCTGCGCAAGATGAAGCAGATCTGCTTTCGCTCCGAAACGCTCTACGACCGCATTCCCATGGGCAAGGGCCGGCACTATTACTTCACCGACCCGGAAGGCTCGGCGATGATCGTGCAAGGAGACCGCAAGGAGTTCACGCTCAACTCCGACATTCCCGACGATACCGATCTGGATGCCTGGATCCGGAAAAAAGCCGGGCCTGATGTCGAGTTCGACTATGAAATTCTCAATGTCAGCAACTGGACGCTGCATCTGCTGCTCGCCGACAAATACGCCAAGGGCCGGGTGTTTCTTGCGGGCGATGCCATCCACCTCGTGATTCCGACCGGCGGCCTTGGCATGAATTCGGGCGTGGGCGATGCGCTGGACCTCTCCTGGAAACTCGCGGGGACCATCCAGGGCTGGGGCGGCCCCGGCCTCCTGGAAAGCTATGAGAGCGAGCGACGGCCTGTCGGACAGAAGAATGTCGAAGCGTCAGGCTGGGCGGCGCAGGGGCTCGGGATGTGGCGAACCCACCTCACCGACGCTGTCAGCCAGGATAGCGAAGAAGGACGGGCGGAACAGCATCAGGCCGCCAAGCTTGCCAACCGGCATCACCGGCGCGTGCATGAGATGGTCGGCGCGGAACAGAACTATACTTATGCCGGTTCGCCCCTGATCGCGTCCGAACCGGAGGCCATCACGACCTGGGACACGGTGCGGTACCTGCCGACCACCGAACCGGGCGCGCGCATCCCGCATATATGGCTCAAGGACCGCACGGCGATGCAGGATGTTCTGGGTACGGACTATACGTTCATCGATCTTACGGGGGCGGTGGATGCCTCCCCGGTCAAAGCCGCGTTCGAAGCCATCGGAGCCCCTCTGGATATCGTCAGCCGCGCCGAAGAACATGTTCGCATGACGTATGGCTGCCGCTACCTGCTTGTGCGGCCTGACCTCCATATCGTCTGGACCGGCAATTCACTGCCATCTGACCCGGACGCCCTCGCAAGGCTGGCAACCGGTCATTGA
- a CDS encoding SDR family NAD(P)-dependent oxidoreductase, translated as MSEVTPSPEPPLHFDGEVALVTGAASGLGLSHARALAERGARVMLNDIATASGEKLSAEDVAAQLRSEGLVADAISDSVGVEAGAEAAVEAAASKWGRIDILVNNAGNGIGGKVQDIETEQLASVLNVHLFGMFWTSRAALRHMRKAGYGRIINTASAVGAFGAPDTAPYVIAKAGVLGLSRATSLDNRDLDIKVNTICPVAETPLAQAYFDKHPELDTSRLTPQAVSPVVVYLSHRRCRLNGEVLSVAGGRVARIFTATAPGMTRDGLTAETVEENLAAILSEDGYSIPTSSIDQYALQPKGR; from the coding sequence ATGTCTGAGGTCACACCTTCGCCTGAGCCTCCTCTGCACTTCGATGGAGAGGTTGCGCTGGTCACGGGGGCGGCGAGTGGCCTCGGCCTTAGCCATGCCCGTGCGCTGGCCGAGCGCGGGGCCCGGGTCATGCTGAACGACATTGCGACTGCTAGCGGCGAGAAACTGTCGGCAGAGGACGTGGCGGCTCAGTTGAGGTCCGAAGGGCTGGTTGCCGACGCCATATCCGACAGCGTCGGGGTGGAGGCAGGTGCCGAAGCGGCGGTTGAGGCAGCGGCAAGCAAATGGGGCCGCATCGACATCCTCGTCAACAATGCCGGGAATGGCATTGGGGGAAAGGTCCAGGATATCGAAACAGAGCAGCTGGCTAGCGTCCTGAATGTGCATCTGTTCGGCATGTTCTGGACCAGCCGAGCTGCGTTGCGCCATATGCGCAAGGCCGGCTACGGACGCATCATCAACACCGCGTCGGCGGTTGGTGCGTTCGGCGCGCCGGATACGGCGCCTTATGTCATCGCGAAGGCGGGAGTGCTTGGCCTTTCCAGGGCGACCTCCCTCGACAATCGCGATCTCGACATCAAGGTGAACACGATCTGTCCGGTCGCTGAGACGCCGCTGGCGCAGGCCTATTTCGACAAGCATCCGGAGCTGGATACCTCTCGGCTGACCCCTCAAGCTGTTTCACCGGTCGTCGTCTATCTGTCCCATCGCCGCTGCCGGTTGAATGGGGAAGTGCTCAGCGTTGCAGGCGGCCGCGTCGCGCGAATCTTCACGGCGACGGCGCCCGGAATGACACGCGATGGCCTCACTGCCGAAACGGTCGAAGAGAACCTGGCGGCGATCCTTAGCGAGGATGGCTATTCCATACCCACCAGCTCCATCGATCAGTACGCCCTCCAGCCCAAAGGCCGGTAA
- a CDS encoding SDR family NAD(P)-dependent oxidoreductase, with the protein MNSLEGKLAIVTGGAGGMGRSHALRLAKLGADIAILDIDLNVAARYGEKLSAATVRDEILELGRDCLAIEADLSDRTAAFDAVQKIEQHFGRIDILVNNAGGAITPIENSSASSSSEEDRRKLFSVNFDTAVNMCQACAPALRKQGGSIVNISTVGVSADDAGARFAMYSASKAAIEKYTRSLAVELGPDGVRVNCVAPGLVATPRVASQAAARKLATGGQESKIPLRRLGQASDITGVVEFLVSDLAGYVTGQCIRVSGGLELVSAA; encoded by the coding sequence ATGAATTCGCTTGAAGGAAAACTCGCCATCGTCACCGGTGGTGCTGGCGGCATGGGGCGTTCCCACGCCCTGCGGCTCGCGAAGCTCGGGGCGGATATTGCCATTCTCGATATCGACCTGAACGTTGCCGCCCGCTACGGCGAAAAGCTCTCTGCAGCCACGGTTCGCGACGAGATCCTTGAGCTTGGTCGGGACTGTCTCGCCATTGAAGCGGATCTGTCGGATCGGACAGCTGCCTTCGACGCTGTCCAGAAGATCGAGCAGCATTTCGGGCGCATTGATATCCTCGTCAACAATGCGGGCGGGGCGATCACGCCCATCGAGAACAGTTCGGCCTCATCCTCCAGTGAAGAGGACAGGCGCAAGCTCTTTTCGGTCAATTTCGATACGGCCGTGAACATGTGTCAGGCCTGCGCGCCAGCGCTTCGCAAGCAAGGCGGGTCGATCGTGAACATCTCAACGGTCGGCGTCAGTGCCGACGATGCCGGGGCCCGGTTCGCGATGTACTCTGCCTCGAAGGCGGCCATCGAGAAATATACACGATCGCTCGCCGTGGAACTCGGACCGGATGGGGTGCGCGTCAATTGCGTCGCCCCCGGCCTTGTCGCGACGCCGCGGGTTGCAAGCCAGGCGGCTGCCCGGAAGCTCGCGACCGGCGGACAGGAGTCAAAGATTCCGCTGAGGCGCCTCGGCCAGGCCAGCGATATCACCGGCGTGGTGGAATTTCTTGTCAGCGATCTGGCGGGCTACGTCACAGGTCAATGCATCCGCGTCTCTGGCGGTCTTGAACTGGTCAGTGCCGCATAA
- a CDS encoding LysR substrate-binding domain-containing protein, whose amino-acid sequence MRYNLPPLNALKAFEATGRTGSLSAAARELRVSVGAVSRHVAILESYFACELFERRHDGVDLTQWGKPLHAAVATAFATMDAACRDVDSGTSRPIRLRTFTSMATDWLTPRLGEFRKSHPDLPIQLKQAFSDISFALEPLDAAVSTQTILESGIRQVEIFPTIFTPVVAANLKTDSNSSLLTGRNALPLLFTRREIPFWEKLYDTMGLGTPAFERGLEFDSLSLTYQAARRGAGVALGLLFFVADDLASGSLVPISTTCLDVELPQYLYIRSGRKKHPGTQALTEWIQSEAQKTNDALNDLFGTVLSPPVKTIVSH is encoded by the coding sequence ATGCGGTATAATCTGCCCCCTCTGAATGCGTTGAAGGCTTTCGAAGCCACCGGCCGCACAGGAAGTCTCAGCGCTGCCGCCCGCGAATTGCGGGTTTCGGTCGGCGCTGTGAGCCGGCATGTCGCGATTTTGGAGTCCTATTTCGCCTGCGAGCTTTTCGAACGCCGCCATGACGGCGTTGACCTCACCCAATGGGGCAAGCCACTGCACGCGGCTGTGGCGACAGCTTTCGCGACGATGGATGCTGCTTGCCGGGACGTGGACTCAGGCACCTCCCGCCCGATCCGTCTGCGAACGTTCACCAGCATGGCCACTGACTGGCTCACCCCGCGGCTGGGAGAGTTTCGCAAATCCCATCCAGACCTGCCAATCCAATTGAAGCAGGCTTTCAGCGACATCAGTTTCGCCCTCGAACCGCTCGACGCTGCTGTTTCAACACAGACCATTCTGGAGAGCGGCATTCGCCAGGTCGAAATATTCCCGACGATCTTCACACCCGTTGTGGCGGCGAACCTCAAGACTGATTCAAACAGCAGCCTCCTCACCGGCCGGAACGCCCTTCCCCTGCTCTTCACGCGGCGAGAAATACCCTTCTGGGAAAAGCTCTATGACACGATGGGGCTCGGAACTCCCGCATTCGAACGGGGCCTCGAATTCGACAGTCTCAGCCTGACCTATCAGGCCGCGCGGCGCGGCGCGGGGGTCGCGCTGGGTCTCCTCTTCTTTGTTGCCGACGACCTCGCATCAGGCTCGCTCGTCCCCATCTCGACCACCTGTCTGGATGTCGAACTGCCGCAATATCTCTACATTCGCTCAGGACGAAAAAAGCATCCGGGCACACAAGCGCTCACAGAGTGGATCCAGAGCGAGGCGCAAAAGACTAATGATGCGTTGAACGATTTGTTCGGCACAGTCCTCTCGCCGCCGGTCAAGACAATCGTCAGCCACTAA
- a CDS encoding NAD(P)-dependent alcohol dehydrogenase, whose amino-acid sequence MRVWEVQDAWGIDNMRLVEKDTPNEPGPDEILIKVHAASVNYRDLVTVENKTPFGALPQIPLSDAAGEVVKVGSNVDRFAVGDRVCPSFFPKWQDGPVSKADRSVSLGSASAAGVLQEYVTVHQDAASRFSDNLSYQEAATLPCAGLTAWRALSAEAKLQKDDWLLVQGTGGVSIFALLIGKMVGARVIVTSSSDEKLERAVQLGADATINYKKTPDWGKEALEITGGSGVDVIVEVGGGGTINQSIGAAAVGARVVIIGVLGGRSQELLMPAIFGKNLSLQGISVGNRQQFEDLNAAISKNGIKPVIDEVFPFEKADDAIRHLESGKHFGKIVIDFDQ is encoded by the coding sequence ATGAGAGTATGGGAAGTCCAGGACGCCTGGGGAATTGATAACATGCGGCTGGTCGAAAAAGACACGCCAAACGAGCCAGGCCCAGACGAAATTCTCATCAAGGTGCACGCCGCCTCGGTCAATTACCGCGACCTGGTCACGGTTGAAAACAAAACACCCTTCGGCGCCCTTCCCCAGATTCCGCTGTCAGACGCCGCCGGCGAAGTCGTGAAAGTCGGGTCAAATGTCGACCGGTTTGCTGTTGGCGACCGGGTCTGCCCGAGCTTTTTCCCCAAATGGCAGGATGGCCCTGTCAGCAAGGCTGACCGGTCCGTTTCGCTCGGCTCCGCGTCCGCTGCAGGCGTCCTTCAGGAATACGTCACCGTCCACCAGGACGCCGCCTCGCGCTTCAGTGATAATCTGTCGTACCAGGAAGCCGCCACCCTTCCCTGCGCCGGCCTGACGGCATGGCGCGCCCTGTCTGCAGAAGCGAAGCTCCAAAAAGACGACTGGCTCCTCGTTCAGGGAACGGGCGGTGTTTCGATCTTCGCGCTACTTATCGGCAAGATGGTCGGCGCGCGCGTGATCGTCACGTCCTCGTCAGACGAAAAGCTCGAACGGGCTGTTCAACTCGGCGCAGATGCCACGATCAACTACAAGAAGACGCCTGACTGGGGCAAAGAGGCGCTGGAAATTACCGGCGGCTCAGGCGTCGACGTCATTGTCGAAGTCGGCGGCGGCGGAACGATCAATCAATCGATCGGCGCTGCGGCGGTCGGCGCAAGGGTCGTCATCATCGGCGTCCTCGGCGGACGCTCACAGGAACTGCTCATGCCGGCAATCTTCGGCAAGAACCTTTCCCTTCAGGGCATCTCTGTCGGCAACCGCCAGCAGTTCGAAGACCTCAATGCCGCTATTTCCAAGAACGGTATCAAGCCGGTCATCGACGAAGTCTTCCCGTTTGAAAAAGCTGATGATGCCATCCGCCACCTCGAAAGCGGCAAGCACTTCGGCAAAATCGTGATCGACTTTGACCAATGA
- a CDS encoding acetoacetate--CoA ligase has product MAKPQTLSSDCRDQTPHGATTSTPDWGEHLWTPSSRRVNESNLMRFMLWLEQERNLQFSNYEELWNWSVSDLDGFWSAIWDHFGVEAEQRYDRIVSNPQMPGATWFEGSRLNFTQNILRHEAATPDKTAIVAFSEDEPMREITWTELGSSVRKLATAMRSMGIEPGDRVICYLPNRVEGIIAQLASAAIGAIFSSASPEFGAKTVVDRFGQLEPKLIFAAASYRFNGSTKDKRDSIDAVLGSIPSLEHIVYVSSDCPATPPPATIKRHDWGALLDQSAGDPGGFKYEQVGHDHPLWILFSSGTTGLPKAIVQSHAGILLEHLKSGHFTAELKPESTIFFYTTTSWMVWNSLICTLLTGCSIVIYDGSPLYPDAAALWRMTEEAHVTDLGFSPGLVQKMAATNVVPAAQFDLEHLEMIVLGGAPSTPETFSWFYENVKEDLWVTSQTGGTDLCGTIAGAVATRPIFAGEIQGPALGIHVDCFSADGESLRNETGELVIRSPSPSMPIRFWNDPDDSRYHETYFSTFPGVWQQGDLCQINDRGGLYVVGRSDATLNRNGVRIGTAEIYRAMETLPEVADSLVVCVSDEIILFVQMRDGHDFNDAASASISAALKRETSPRHIPNRIVAVPAIPYTLTGKRLEVPVRRLLEGTPLNRVADPQMLRDARALEWFEQFRMTSL; this is encoded by the coding sequence ATGGCGAAGCCACAGACTCTGAGCTCTGATTGCCGTGATCAGACCCCGCACGGCGCGACGACATCGACACCCGATTGGGGCGAGCATCTGTGGACCCCATCAAGCCGGCGGGTAAACGAATCCAACCTGATGCGCTTCATGCTCTGGCTGGAGCAGGAGCGAAATCTCCAGTTTTCAAACTATGAAGAGCTATGGAACTGGTCCGTTTCGGATCTCGACGGTTTCTGGTCAGCCATCTGGGACCATTTCGGTGTCGAAGCAGAGCAGCGTTACGACCGGATCGTATCCAACCCCCAGATGCCCGGCGCGACCTGGTTTGAAGGATCGCGGCTGAACTTTACCCAGAACATCCTCCGCCATGAAGCGGCCACCCCCGACAAGACCGCCATCGTCGCATTCTCCGAAGACGAACCCATGCGCGAGATCACCTGGACCGAGTTGGGAAGCTCGGTGCGCAAGCTCGCAACAGCGATGCGGTCGATGGGCATAGAACCAGGTGACCGCGTCATCTGCTATCTTCCGAACAGGGTTGAAGGGATCATCGCACAGCTTGCCTCTGCAGCCATCGGCGCAATCTTCTCATCAGCCTCTCCGGAGTTTGGCGCGAAGACTGTTGTAGACAGGTTTGGGCAACTCGAACCGAAGCTGATTTTCGCGGCAGCCTCCTATCGCTTCAATGGCTCCACCAAGGACAAGCGGGACAGCATCGATGCTGTGCTCGGTTCAATTCCCAGCCTTGAGCACATCGTCTACGTGTCCTCGGATTGTCCGGCGACGCCCCCTCCTGCCACGATCAAGCGCCATGACTGGGGCGCACTGCTTGATCAGTCCGCCGGAGACCCAGGCGGCTTCAAATATGAACAGGTCGGCCACGACCATCCACTCTGGATCCTGTTTTCATCGGGCACGACCGGCCTGCCAAAGGCAATCGTGCAAAGCCATGCCGGCATCCTGCTCGAACATCTGAAATCCGGACACTTCACAGCGGAGCTCAAGCCGGAATCGACGATCTTCTTCTACACGACCACAAGCTGGATGGTCTGGAATTCCCTGATCTGCACGCTGCTCACCGGATGCAGCATCGTCATCTACGATGGCAGCCCGCTTTACCCTGACGCCGCAGCGCTTTGGCGGATGACGGAAGAGGCCCATGTCACGGACCTCGGTTTCAGCCCGGGGCTGGTGCAGAAAATGGCTGCGACCAATGTCGTGCCTGCAGCCCAGTTTGATCTCGAACACCTCGAAATGATCGTCCTCGGCGGCGCGCCCTCCACCCCTGAAACCTTCAGCTGGTTCTACGAGAATGTGAAGGAAGACCTCTGGGTTACCTCACAGACCGGCGGCACAGATTTGTGCGGCACGATCGCGGGCGCCGTCGCAACCAGGCCGATCTTCGCAGGCGAGATCCAGGGACCGGCGCTGGGCATCCATGTCGATTGCTTTTCTGCCGATGGCGAAAGCCTGCGCAATGAGACTGGGGAACTGGTGATACGCTCGCCCTCGCCGTCCATGCCCATCCGCTTCTGGAACGACCCTGACGACAGCCGGTACCATGAAACCTACTTCAGCACGTTTCCGGGCGTCTGGCAGCAAGGAGACCTCTGCCAGATCAACGACCGTGGCGGCCTCTATGTCGTGGGACGGTCCGACGCGACGCTCAACAGGAACGGGGTGCGGATCGGAACGGCCGAAATCTATCGGGCGATGGAGACACTTCCCGAAGTCGCAGACTCTCTGGTCGTCTGTGTCTCGGACGAGATCATTCTGTTTGTTCAGATGCGCGATGGTCACGACTTCAATGATGCCGCGTCGGCATCGATCTCTGCTGCGCTGAAGCGCGAAACCAGCCCGCGGCACATTCCCAACAGGATCGTCGCGGTCCCGGCCATTCCGTACACCCTCACAGGCAAACGACTGGAAGTTCCTGTTCGGCGACTACTGGAGGGCACGCCCCTCAATCGCGTTGCCGATCCCCAGATGCTTCGCGATGCGCGGGCCCTGGAATGGTTCGAACAATTCCGAATGACCTCGCTCTGA
- a CDS encoding acyl-CoA synthetase — translation MLLHVHNHAQETPNRTAYKMMPSGETVTFADLEQHSNQCAHLLRECGLGRGDVIAILLENHARYFEIALAAERSGLYFTGISTHLSAKEAGYIVADSDAKVLFASQKTLPTALEIAAAQPGLIVFLVDGSAEGARDYVAHRDEQPGTPIPDESMGGPMLYSSGTTGRPKGVKFDLPDTRIDEMDALTQLANSRFGFENGMIYICPAPMYHAAALRWSLSVMKLGGSVIVMEKYDPKYALELIEQEKITHSQWVPTHFIRMLKLTDEERLGHDLSSHKIALHAAAPCPVGIKEQMLDWWGPMIHEYYAGTEFNGMTIITPEEWLAHKGSVGQAKFGTLHILSENGEELPPRKEGAIFFEGGNQFRYHKDDAKTADSYNDKGWSTLGDIGWVDEDGYLYLTDRKSFMIISGGVNIYPQEIEDVIVTHPKVADVAVIGAPDPDLGERLVAVVQPLDMSDAGDDLASDIQEHVLSQLGRIKLPRQIDFLEALPRLPTGKLFKRQLRDEYWKEAKGA, via the coding sequence ATGCTTCTTCACGTTCACAATCACGCACAAGAAACGCCTAACCGGACCGCTTACAAGATGATGCCGAGCGGCGAGACCGTGACATTTGCAGATTTGGAGCAACACTCGAACCAGTGCGCTCACCTGCTTCGCGAGTGCGGACTCGGTCGCGGCGACGTCATTGCCATCCTGCTGGAAAATCACGCGCGCTACTTCGAGATCGCGCTGGCTGCGGAAAGATCCGGTCTATACTTTACCGGCATCTCAACCCATCTCTCCGCCAAGGAGGCCGGCTACATCGTCGCGGACTCCGACGCCAAAGTTCTGTTCGCCTCGCAAAAGACACTGCCGACAGCGCTGGAAATCGCCGCGGCCCAACCGGGGCTCATCGTCTTTCTGGTCGATGGATCGGCAGAAGGCGCACGCGACTATGTCGCTCACCGCGATGAACAGCCCGGAACGCCGATTCCCGACGAGAGCATGGGCGGTCCAATGTTGTATTCGTCGGGAACAACCGGCCGCCCCAAGGGCGTGAAGTTCGACCTTCCCGACACGCGTATCGATGAAATGGATGCCCTGACGCAGCTCGCAAACAGTCGGTTCGGCTTTGAGAACGGCATGATCTATATCTGTCCCGCCCCCATGTACCATGCGGCTGCCTTGCGCTGGAGCCTCAGTGTCATGAAACTTGGCGGCAGCGTCATCGTGATGGAGAAGTATGACCCCAAATACGCGCTCGAACTTATTGAGCAGGAAAAGATCACGCACTCTCAATGGGTGCCGACACACTTCATCCGTATGCTGAAACTCACGGATGAAGAGCGCCTTGGACATGATCTGTCGTCACACAAAATCGCCCTTCACGCCGCGGCCCCCTGCCCTGTCGGGATCAAGGAGCAGATGCTTGATTGGTGGGGGCCGATGATCCACGAATACTATGCTGGCACCGAATTCAACGGAATGACCATCATCACGCCTGAAGAGTGGCTGGCCCACAAGGGATCTGTCGGTCAGGCGAAGTTCGGCACATTGCACATCCTGTCGGAAAACGGTGAGGAGCTGCCGCCTCGCAAGGAGGGCGCTATCTTCTTCGAAGGTGGAAACCAGTTCAGGTACCACAAGGACGACGCCAAGACGGCAGACTCATACAATGACAAAGGCTGGAGCACGCTGGGCGACATCGGCTGGGTGGACGAGGACGGCTATCTCTACCTCACCGACCGCAAGAGCTTCATGATCATTTCCGGCGGGGTGAACATCTACCCTCAGGAGATCGAGGACGTCATCGTCACGCATCCGAAAGTCGCAGACGTTGCCGTCATTGGCGCGCCGGACCCTGATCTGGGTGAGCGCCTCGTCGCTGTCGTCCAGCCGCTCGACATGTCCGATGCGGGCGACGATCTCGCCTCCGACATCCAGGAACATGTCCTCTCGCAGCTCGGCAGGATCAAGCTTCCACGGCAGATCGACTTTCTGGAAGCGCTGCCACGGCTACCGACCGGCAAGCTCTTTAAGCGGCAGCTGCGCGACGAATACTGGAAGGAAGCGAAGGGCGCCTAG